One Alnus glutinosa chromosome 3, dhAlnGlut1.1, whole genome shotgun sequence genomic region harbors:
- the LOC133863519 gene encoding serine/threonine-protein kinase RIPK, translating to MAFIRNTITLKSLLPSCFKAKNPLSEPKLPVSKHSSFRRLSMSDLSNSSFSVVSDLSMSLVGSNLHVFTLQELKVITQNLSKSNYLGEGGFGPVYKGFIDDKLRPCLEAQPVAVKVLDLNGKQGHREWLAEVIYLGQLRHSHLVNLIGYCCEDEHRLLVYEYMERGNLENQLFRGYSATLPWLTRIKIAIGAAKGLAFLHEEEKPVIYRDFKASNILLDSDYNAKLSDFGLATDGPEGDDTHVTTRVMGTEGYAAPEYIMTGHLTTMSDVFSYGVVLLELLTGRRSVDKNRPSREQNLVDWARPLLKDPHKLDRIIDPRLEGQYSMEGTKKVAILAYQCLSQHPKSRPTMSHVVKTLEPLLDLKDIPIGPFVYTVPNESNSESSMAGDHQEKEKKEKGRQQHGKGRSYRRRIKSLRSRAVYSDTALYKTLGTSLYSLKLEPLIGPKGGIVSNS from the exons ATGGCTTTCATCAGAAATACCATCACATTGAAAAGCTTGTTACCCAGTTGTTTCAAGGCCAAGAACCCACTCTCTGAGCCAAAACTTCCAGTTTCCAAGCACAGTTCTTTCCGCAGGTTGTCGATGTCCGATTTAAGCAACTCCTCCTTCTCGGTCGTGAGTGATCTATCAATGTCTCTTGTTGGATCAAATCTCCATGTTTTTACTCTGCAGGAGCTCAAAGTTATTACGCAGAACCTCTCAAAGAGTAATTATCTTGGTGAAGGTGGGTTTGGTCCGGTATATAAGGGGTTCATTGATGACAAGCTTAGGCCTTGTTTGGAAGCTCAGCCTGTGGCTGTCAAGGTATTGGACTTGAATGGCAAACAAGGCCACAGGgagtggctg GCTGAAGTTATATATCTTGGGCAATTAAGGCACTCCCATCTTGTGAACTTGATCGGATACTGCTGCGAGGACGAGCACCGGCTACTTGTGTACGAATACATGGAGCGTGGCAACTTAGAAAACCAACTATTTAGAG GTTATTCTGCAACCTTGCCCTGGTTAACAAgaataaaaattgcaattgGAGCAGCAAAAGGCCTTGCTTTTCTCcacgaagaagaaaaaccagtcATATATCGAGATTTTAAAGCTTCCAACATCTTATTAGACTCT GATTACAATGCTAAGCTCTCTGATTTTGGGCTTGCCACGGATGGACCAGAAGGGGATGACACTCATGTCACAACTCGTGTCATGGGCACCGAAGGCTATGCAGCTCCTGAATACATCATGACAG GTCATCTGACGACTATGAGCGATGTATTTAGCTATGGAGTAGTCCTTTTAGAGCTACTAACGGGCAGAAGATCCGTGGACAAGAACCGTCCGAGTAGAGAGCAGAATTTGGTAGACTGGGCAAGGCCTCTTCTGAAGGATCCCCACAAACTTGACAGAATAATAGACCCCAGGCTTGAAGGGCAGTACTCGATGGAAGGGACTAAAAAGGTAGCCATATTGGCTTACCAATGCCTGAGCCAGCACCCAAAGTCAAGACCCACAATGAGCCATGTGGTGAAGACCTTAGAGCCTCTGTTGGACCTGAAAGATATCCCCATTGGACCCTTCGTTTACACTGTACCAAATGAATCAAACAGTGAAAGTAGCATGGCAGGAGATcatcaagagaaagaaaagaaagagaagggcCGTCAGCAGCACGGCAAAGGTCGTAGTTATAGACGTCGGATCAAGTCACTGAGGTCTCGTGCTGTCTAT